A window from Sphingobacteriales bacterium encodes these proteins:
- a CDS encoding n-acetylglutamate synthase — translation MNYNDKKFRPISNTENGETSNETLFHYKQVGNILTSVYSGGKIKYGHLIGLVDHLGNIEMRYHQVNDKDELMTGICKSTPEILENGKIRLHENWEWTSGDKSKGTSIIEEQ, via the coding sequence ATGAACTACAACGACAAAAAATTCAGACCGATTAGCAATACTGAAAACGGAGAGACTTCGAACGAAACACTTTTTCATTACAAGCAAGTTGGAAATATTCTTACTTCTGTATATTCTGGAGGGAAAATTAAATATGGTCATTTAATTGGTTTGGTTGACCATTTAGGAAATATAGAAATGCGGTATCACCAAGTAAATGACAAAGACGAATTGATGACAGGAATTTGCAAATCAACACCAGAAATTCTTGAAAATGGGAAAATTCGCCTTCACGAAAATTGGGAATGGACTTCGGGAGATAAATCAAAAGGAACATCAATAATTGAAGAACAATAA